The genomic stretch atctaaactcagatttaAAATGTTGAAAACTTGTACTAAAGCAGCATTAGACTATAGATTACACGAAAACaaatctaacgcaacttgaacgtattaaatcggagttaaaacgaagtttttatgagcaaaataggttcgatggcaaaactgtaaatctgaGAAACTTCTTTTGAACTGCGCGGCTGAAATACGTTTTCCAACTTGGAAAGCGTAAACGGTGAAAGCGTAAAGGACCACGGGTTACATCTTTAAAAACCTTGGGGGGTTTTCTACAAATTtggcggccgaaggggtatccttcgttTCTGGCCGTTGGATCTCAAATCGAGCGCTGAGATTAGATCGCAAGGGGGGGAAGAAATCGGCCGGCCGGAGCTGAGGTCGACCGCGGCGGTgccatggccggagttggccggcgCCCACGGTTTTCGCGATGTAGAGCACAAGGAGACAAACCAAGGGCACGGGGGCGTAGTGGAGCTCGCTGCGAACTCACCTAAAGCAAATATGACGTCGGGGAGAGACTCGGGTGCGCCTGCGACGGAGGAAGGTGGACGGCGACCCTGGAAAGCACACCGGCGAGCGTTAGCAAGGAATAGAAAGCAGTAGAGCGCGAAGGGAGAGTCTCTGGGACTTCGCACGACGAAAACGAAGCCCGGCACGTCGCTCGCGGAGGCTCGAAGGCGCTGCGAAGGCGGATTGGGGATGCGGCGGATCTCGGCGGCGGCTTAGGGCGTGTTTGATGCGACGACTGTAGCTCGGGATAGCTTGGGGGGTTGCGGGGCTTCGGGTCGGTATTTAAAGGATGGAAACCGGGCGAAATCGGGACTCCTCGCACGAATCGCGCACACGGTTGCAGTGCGGCTCGTGTCCGACCCGAACTCGAGGTGAAAGACGAGCCTGACAGGGCGGTCCCACCTGGCAGTGGCGCTGGAGCGCGGGACCCGGCCGTCAGCTGCTGAGGCAAGATGGGGGAGGCACGGGCGCTGGTTGTCCCTCTGGGCCGCGAGGTGGGCCGTGCGGACGCTGGCTGGGCCGGAGCagagagaagaaggggaagaggaAATGCGGGCCGcggcgggggggggggaagaAGGGGTTGGGCCAAGCCCGAGACAGGGGGAAAATAAAGAGAAACCTTTTCCATTTTCTAATTTAAGTCTTGCTCAAATCTTTTGAAAAGTATTTCCAAAACCAATTCGAAAGGAAGGAACTTCACTCAACAAAAatatatgcagcagcatgaatgcacatacaTGTGTCTAGACCTTATATTGGATTTTATTTCAACCAAAAATTATTTTATTACTATTTCTCAGTGCtcacattaaataaataaatcaattagcctatttggaaaagtgaaatttttagggtgttacaattctaccccccttaagatgaatctcgtcctcgagattcggttggtgcttactcaaacaactgaggatatgattttcttaaatcttcttctctttcccacGTAGCCTCTTCCTCGGTATACCTATTCCACTGCACActgcacattctgatgacccgactcCTAGTGACTCTTTCTGTTGTTTCCAAAATTCGGACCGGATATTCTTCATAAGTAAGATCCCCTTTAACAGTTAATTCCTCTGTCGGTATCTGCTCCTCTGGCACTCGCAAGCACTTCTTAAGCTGTGACACGTGGAAGacatcatgcactgctttcaaACTCTCAGGCAGTTCCAACTGGTATGCCACTTCGCCTTGCCTTTCCAACACTCTGAAAGGCCCAATataccttggtgctaacttCCCTTTCATGTTAAATCTTCTCACACTTCTCATAGGGGAAACCTTCAAATACACATAGTCTCCTATTTCAAAAGCTAactctcttcttcgtgtataagcATAGATCTTCTGCCGGGACTGTGCTGCTCTCAAGTTCTCCCTAATTATTCTCACTTGCTGTTCCGCATCCTGTAACACATCTGGTCCAAACACTTGTGTTTCTCCcgcttgattccaaaacaacggggttctacacttccgaccatacaaggcttcaaatggtgccatctgGAGACTTTTctgatagctgttgttgtatgaaaactctgcatatggcaaactcttatcccaactcgtcccatactgcaaagcacatgCCCTCAGCATATCCTCCAAAATTTGATTAGTCCTCTCAGTCTGCCCATCGGTCTGGGGATGGTACGCCGTACTGAAATTCAGCTTAGTCCCCAGAGACTCATGCACTTTCTGCCAAAAGTGAGATGTAAACTGGGTACCTCGATCAGATACTATCTTCCTGGGGACCCCATGCAAACACACTATTCTTTCCATGTACAGCTCAGCCAATTTTGGTCCACTATATTTGGTCTTGACTGGGATAAAGTGAGCGACCTTTGTTAAccgatccactattacccatatagaGTCATAACCTTTCTGAGTGCGGggtaatcccactatgaagtccataccaacttcctcccacttccactcagggatcttcattggttgcaacaatccTGCCGGTCTCTGATTTTTCTGCTTTGACCCTCTggcaagtgtcacataaagcgaCATACTCAGCAACATCTCTTTTCAggccataccaccaatacttcTCTTTTAGGTCTAGGTACATCTTAGTGCTGCCAGGGTGTATAGAATAAGCGGACTCGTGTGCCTCCCGCAGAATTGCCTCTCTAATAGCCCGATCCTCAGGCACACATGGccttttcccaaaccatagtgtCCCATTATCGTCCATTCGGAATCCTGGTGCCTTTCCGATCACTATGTTTTCAGCTATTTCCTTCAGCTTTTCATCCTGTAACTGACCCTTTCGTATTTCTTGCTCCAAGGTAGGTTCTATTACTAACTCAATTGCATTAATAACAAAACCCAAGTTCAAATGTGAAATTTCAACACACAACTCCTCAGCCATACAGGCTATTTGCACCTCGTTGGCATAGCTCTTCCTGCTCAGGGCGTCTGCAACTACATTTGCTTTCCCCGGGTGGTAGTGTACCTCcaaatcatagtccttgatcagtTCTAACCACcgatgttgcctcaaattcagatccgactgtgtgaatatatacttcaaactcttatggtcCGTATATATGCCACTCTTATGACCAATaagatagtgtctccagatcttcaaggcATGAACCACTGCGGCTAACTCcaagtcatgagtaggataattcaactCATGCTTCCTCAATTGTCGGGATGCATAtgccactactcttccttcttgcataagaacacacccAAGTCCTAGACGGGATGCATCACAATATATGGAGAAATTCTTGCTTAGATCTGGCAGTACTAACACTGGGGCggtagtcaacctcttcttcaactgctcgaaattttcttgacacttgtcagaccacacaaacttggcatttttctCAAGCAGGGCTGTCATTGGTTTGGCAAGCTTGGAGAATCCCTCAATGAACCTTCAGTAATAACCAGCCAATCCCAAGAAACTACGGATTCCACTCACATccgtaggtggtttccaatcgaGCACATCCTTCACCTTGCTTGGATCCACCGCTATTcctccattagagacaacatggccTAGAAAGGAAACTTccttcaaccaaaactcacacttacttCGTTTAGCATATAACTTGTGTTCCCGAAGCTTCTGCAAGACTAACCTCAGATGCTCAGCGTGCTCTCACTCAGTCTTGGAGAATACCAATATGGCATCAATAaataccaccacaaacttatcaagaaattccatgaacaccttattcatcaggtacataaagtAAGTAGGAGCATTGGTCAGACCGAAAGACATCACTGTGTACTCATACAAACCATACCGGGTCGTGAAtgttgtctttggtatatcagtGGCACGAATCTTcagctgatggtacccagaacgAAGATCGATCTTagaaaacacacaagcacctctcaactgatcaaacaaatcatcaattctaggcaatgggtatttattcttgattgtgacctcattgagtgaccggtaatctacacacatcctctgtgtaccatctttcttatcaacaaagatcacTGGTGCCCCCCAAGGGGAAGAGCTAGGACGAATGAAACCTTTTTCCTGCAActcctttatttgtttcttaagttcttctaattctttaacccccattctatatggacgtttagctataggtgcagtgccaggtaataattcaataataaactcaatgtcacggtcgggtggcatacctggcaaatcaTCGGGGAACACGTCTGGGAACTCATCAACAACCAGGCCCTCCTGATTGACATTGTTATCAAGCTGGTTTACTGTAGCTGTTGGCTGTGGCTGAACTGCAACTTCCACACAGATTCTGTCCCCTTTTGGTGTCGTTAGTGCAACTGCCTTTCCTTTACACTCAACTGATGCATCTTGTTGTTTCATCCAATCCATTCCCAGAATCACATCTATACCAGATGCTCTCAACACAATTGGACTTATcttgaactctaccccccttaagtttAAAGTAAGTGGGAGGCAACTATAAGCAGCTTGCATACTTCCCCCCGGTGAATTTACTAATATGGGATTCTTCATGGCACATAAGGGTAAGCTATGtattctaacaaatgcttgtgatatgaaagtatgcgaagctccagaataaaAAAGAACAGatgcagggatagagttgacttCGAACGTACCGAGCATAACTTCCGGTTCCTGTTGTGCTGTCTCAGAGGACATATGGTTCACCCTTCCAGTATTGGGAGCTGACTTCTAGTTGCTATTTTGCTTCTGGGGGGTCTGCTGATTTTGCTTTTCAGGGCAGTGATATGACAGGTGACCCTCTCTACCACAGCGGTAGCACTTGTTGGGGGTGTTAGGGGCACTAGTCTTCATTGGAGTGTTGCTGGGCGTACCCTAGCGTGACGTCTGCTGATTTCCCTGCTGCTGACTCTGCTGATACTGCGGGCGCTGCTGGAACTGATTGCGCTGGGGGTACTGACCACGATTCCACTGTGAAGGTGGTCCTTGGTACCTTTGCTAAGAACCTTGCTGCTGGTTGGTGCATGGACGAGTATTCTTCCGGAGGCCTGTCCCTGCATCCTCTTCCTTTTAGCATCCATCTCCTTACACTTGTTATCCACCACGATAGCACGGTTCACAAGCGTCTGATAGTTGGGGTATTCATTGGACATCAGCTGGAGTTGGAGCCCATCATACAATCCCTTCAAAAAGAGGCGCTGTTTATCAGCATCATTAGCCACCTCACTGGGAGCATAGCGCGACAACTGAGCAAACTTGTCCCTATACTCTGGAACTGTCATAGAACCCTGCTTCAAATTCCGGAACTCCTCAGCCTTCAGTTCTATTAACCCTTCAGGTATGTGATAGGACCTAAAGTTCTCCTTGAACTCCAGCCATGTGATAGCAGGTGCATTGGGAGGTCGTCCATACTCaaacgactcccaccatgtctgagcttctccctgaagttgtccagaTTCGAACAACACCTTCTGCCTATCATCACACTGTGCTATGTTGAGTTGCTTCTCCACTGCTCGAAGCCAGTCATCTGCCTCCAGTGGATCAGTAGCATGTGTGAACACAGGGGGATGGCCTTTCAAAAATTCACCCCGCTTATCACGCGGTGGTGCTCCTCCGATTGGATGATTCTGTTGGTTGTTCACCAGGGCTTCCATAAGCTGCGTCTGGACTGCTAGTAACTGCTCGATGGTGGCAGGTGGGTGGAGTGGAACACCCCTTCCACGTCCTCTACCTCTTGGCGGCATCTGTCATAACATTCAAACTTTAGAAACTCCCAAAATATAGACTTTCAAGTGCAAGTTTGCAATTCTGAAAACTTCTGTGTGAGTCCAGTGCCAGCAGTTCAGTAAAACGATCATAACTTGAGATATAAAAGTCCAACAGAGGCGAAACTTTGATGGTTGGAAATCTTaagaaattttctacaacttttatttagaacACAAATTCAGATTCGGACGTTAAATTAGCCAGAAACTGTCTCCAATCGAGACTGTCCCAGAACTCTAACTGCACAGGAACCTCTGTTTCCAACTTTCATAACTCTCGGCTCAGATCAGATAAAAAGGTGATTCCAGCGACATAGGAAAGATGCTTAAGTCTAGTTAttcccataaaattttcataaattTTGGTCGAACGGATTTTTCTGGGTAAAATTATTAAGACAGATAGGTTTAAAGAACGAAAACAGGAAAGACAGATATaccaacccaactatttattcattAAACCTTAATCCTTAAGAACCTAAACTATGGAACTTGTAGACATGCCTACAAtgtcccagcactcattacaaagatccaactcactcatgaacataataacaagcaactaagcatatcaAAAGCACACCACACTAACTTGACTCAACTCACTAGCGCTTCTAGCGGCTTATTACAAATAGGGACTTCCAACACTAAGGGCGTGGTTCATAGACAAGCTTTCCATAGATCTTGGGCTGTCCTTCCCTCTCACGATGCTCGTCAATCATCTTGTAGCacctcttgagagccttcccttgtGCTATCACCATGTCTTGCAATTTCAAATGCTTTTCCACCATCTCATGAGCGAAGTACACCATCACTCGGGAGACTGGGTCCAAATCTGTTGGCTCCAGCATTCCCCATCCTTGTTCCGGGTCCAGGCGGGGTAGATAACGGTGTATGTCCCACCGCATGTTACCAAAACGCTGCTCACGGAGGAACAAACATGCTGTGAAAGCTGCCTCCTCCATGCTTTCTTCCATGGTAGCTCTATGTCCATCATGACGGTAGCCCCTGTCCTTCAATTAGGCATCTTTCTCCACATCCTTGGAAAAGATCAGCACCTTGGACTTCCAGAAGGTGTTCTCCAGGGGGTGTGTGTACTCAATGCAGGAATACTCCACCACTGCATCCCAGTCAGAGAAGTAATTCTCCAACATTCCCACCAGCCGGTGATGCGACGGAGCATTGCACGAAGCCTTGTGGTACACCTTCCTAGTCCACCCTATGGGAGGGGACTCATCATCTTCAGCAGGTCCATCTTGTGGTGGTGATGGGGGTTGACCTCCTCCGGGagcaccttcttcttcatcatcggaAATAAGTATGAATTCCTAGGGCTCCTCCTCTGGTTCAGACTCCACTTGCGATAGCTCTGGCCCAGATGCTTGCTCTGAAGGTGGTGGGGTCTCCTCATGTTCCGGTGAACTCTCCTCTTGTGGCTCCATAGGCTCGTATTGGTAACAAGGTGGATGGTACCCTCCAGTGGAGATGCGGGCGGTCTTGTTGGCATGAACCATCTATAGAATAGACCGGAGAGAAGTTAGATTAGAATCAATGGTTTCATAATAGAATAAGATGATAGAAGCATAAGGTTTTTAGAAAATAACAAGAGCAAGATGGTAAGCATGAATATAGAGAAGAAAAGACTACTAAAACGACCATttctatctaggcttgcgtcctacagtcaacaaagatttgataccaatttgtcacacccaattttaaggataaaattgaatgcaaaaccttatgtgtgcccagagatcaatcacacataagccgacaaattatagggagtatcatcacaagtgtttattacataacgatataactcagagtctttacacaaatatagcggaaataaaagataactctagcatggaagctccatcacacaggcacgtcaactggttgaccacaagtctagaagtcctcagggaagtactggtagtagtcattacccatgccatctgttacccatccgggatttttatccaaataaagaaaataaacaagtgtaagtacacctcgtacttaacaagtataacaggggggttcatgaggctcaaaggctagacactggtttaactgcatgtagcttttagttgtcacaattttagcatatgagtagcatcaagttgttaagacccataataaactcatgatcaggtaaagtgaataaagaatagcataaacaacatattaacaataataccattaatgaattgccattagtgttcatttattctgtattggtccaaggccgctcgtgaccgtgagcacggctgatatatcagttttacactctgcagaggttgtacactttcactgtgagtcgtgatttaccctttcgcccgaggtgatcagccccttagcccactcccaaggaagaccggcagggttcactatgaagcctttcaaaggttcgtctaacaagttagggccgctaggtttcgtcacttgcgccacaagggtaaccactaacaagctagaaaaggtcctcatactgagctaaagccagagccatatagccctcacagttgtactgtaagttccggatggtcagatacagatatgtccttatggagagaaactagagcaccatataatagcccaatgctccagccctcttatccaaagttgctaaaaagtcatcttttaatgtttattgcataattctttagtcaagttacaagatcatggtttagtggagcactagcataagctacccaatgcaaaaccataggtgacaaggtataagatcaatactaggaaatccttatcaaggaaaCACATGCATTATGAATtgtgtgcttaaagttattaggaaacaaggatgatcccatgctatacttgccttgatcacactgCTCCTGCGGATCCTGCTCGTagaagtactcttgttcacccacgaactgctcaccgtctattcgtaatcaacagcaatcatccaaaggcaatcatacaaagcaaacaagcctattattagaacagtacaccaacagtaacaaataaagataaaaagtttataaaacgaatctacatcgctctacgatcacacagacgtaaagatcacgaaaatcggagttataacgaagaagttatgattttccgaagatttcctttaaataaataatagattaaatctaaactcagatttaaaaagttgaaaacttgtactACAGCAGCATTAGACTATAGATTACACGAAAAAaaatctaacgcaacttgaacgtattaaatcggagttaaaacgaagtttttatgagcaaaatagattcgatggcaaaactgtaaatctgaGAAATTTCTTTTGAACTGCGTGGCTGAAATACGTTTTCCAACTTGGAAAGCGTAAACGGTGAAAGCGTAAAGGACCGCGGGTTACATCTTTAAAAACCTCGGGGGgttttctgcaaatttggcggccgaaggggtatccttcgttTCTGGCCGTTGGATCTCAAATCGAGCGCTGAGATTAGATCGCAAGGGGGGAAGAAATCGGCCGGCCGGAGCTGAGGTCGACCGCGGCGGTgccatggccggagttggccggcgCCCACGGTTTTCGCGATGTAGAGCACGAGGAGACAAACCAAGGGCACGGGGGCGTAGTGGAGCTCGCTGCGAACTCACCTAAAGCAAATATGACGTCGGGGAGAGACTCGGGTGCGCCTGCGACGGAGGAAGGCGGACGGCAACCCTGGAAAGCACACCGGCGAGCGTTAGCAAGGGATAGAAAGCAGTAGAGCGTGAAGGGAGAGTCTCTGCGACTTCGCACGACGAAAACGAAGCCCGGCACGTCGCTCGCGGAGGCTCGAAGGCGCTGCGAAGGCGGATTGGGGATGCGGCGGATCTCGGCGGCGGTTTAGGGCGTGTTTGACGCGACGACTGCAGCTCGGGATAGCTTGGGGGGTTGCGGGGCTTCAGGTCGGTATTTAAAGGATGGAAACCGGGCGAAATCGGGACTCCTCGCGCGAATCGCGCGCACGGTTGCAGTGCGGCTCGTGTCCGACCCGGACTCGAGGTGGAAGACGAGCCTGACAGGGCGGTCCCACCTGGCAGTGGCGCTGGAGCGCGGGAACCGGCCGTCAGCTGCTGAGGCAAGATGGGGGAGGCGCGGGCGCTGGTTGTCCCTCTGGGCCACGAGGTGGGCCGTGCGGACGCTGGCTGGGCCGGAGCagagagaagaaggggaagaggaAATGCGGGCCGCGGGGGGGGGAAGAAGGGGTTGGGCCAAGCCCGAGACAGGGGGAAAATAAAGAGAAACCTTTTCCATTTTCTAATTTAAGTCTTGCTCAAATCTTTTGAAAAGTATTTCCAAAACCAATTCGAAAGGAAGGAACTTCACTCAACAAAAatatatgcagcagcatgaatgcacatacaTGTGTCTAGACCTTATATTGGATTTTATTTCAACCAAAAATTATTTTATTACTATTTCTCAGTGCtcacattaaataaataaatcaattaGCCTCTTTGAAAAagtgaaatttttagggtgttacatggtTTGAGCTCAATAGGAGGTTTAAGTGGCTCTTGTAATTCATCGAAAGGTTCAGGATTAATATGATCCTCTTCCTCTTTTTCGATGAAGAATTGGGTATCATTTTCTAAATCAGGTTGACTAAAATTATCAAATTTGGATGACTTAACCTCTTCTATTGGATTTAATTTAGGAAGGGGTTCTGCTTTAACTTTTACTGTACGAGTTATAGGCATTGAAAATCTAAATCCTTTCCCAAATTTAATGTCTAATTTACCATTACGACCTTCTTGAAGGAGTTTTATTACGGGTACTCCAATCATTACATTAAAATCCCacacatcaaatatataaaaatttagAAATATTCGGACATCATTAATAACATTAGGAAGTGCACTCAAAACTACTAAGCTAGGAGCTTCTATTTTAGGACTCAAAACTCAAAGCTATTAATAATTTATTCATAGGAATTAATGATATGTCTTTCAAGAATTCTTTAGCAAAAGTATATGACATAATGTTGACTCCTACAATTGGATTTTATAAAGCTTCGAAAGGATGTGAATCTACTTGCGACTTTATAATAACTGTGGGTGAATTAAAGTGAATTACTTCAGGGGATTGCTCAGATTCTGTTAAccaatcatcacccaaaatgAAGATTAATTCCCTTATAACTTCTCTAAGAATTTTTAAATCATCAGGATGTGAGAAATTAGGATTAAAATCCCTAGATTGTTTGGGTTGAATAATCTTATGATAAAATGTAGTATTACCAAAATCATCAAAGAAATCTTCCTCAATTTAAACATCCATTCAGAATTTGGAGTTATCTCCGTCTCATTAGCTAATTCAACTATATATTGAGATGAATCAAGTAAAAGTTTATTTTTAGCTAACTCAGATTCTTCTTCCAacaactcttctttttcttcaggGAGATCATTTAAAATATTAGTAAGAATAGTTTTAGCATGATCAACAGTAATATGCATAAATGCTCCTCCCAAGGCTAAATTTAGGTATTCTTGATTTCTATCATtaaggcctaaaaagaaatgtTGTAGAAGCATGGGTTCTAGTAAAGCAATATTAGGTCTAGAATTTACAAAGCCATCCAAACGACCCCATGCCTTGCCTAGCGATTCATTGTCTAATTGTTTGGATCCTATAATTTCAATCCGAAGTTTAGCGACCTTTTCTATTGGGAAGAATTTAAGGCAAAAGTCTTATCGTAATATATCCCAGTCCCCTTGACTATTTCCAACATGGCGATTATACCATTTCTTAGCTCGACCCGTTAATGAAAATGGAAAGAGTTTTCATCTTAGATTTTTATTGGCCATGCCCTTAATACTTAGACATGAACATGTCTGCTCAAAATCAACTAAGTGGGAATAGGGGTTTTTGCTAGAGTTACTAGAAAAAATATGTTCTTGAACTAATTTGATTAGTCCCGGGCGTAGCTCATAGCCAGATGATGTGATAGGTTTACAAGATTCCTTTGGCTGGAGGTACGACCCCGATAGTGCCCCATATTGATATAAAAGTTGTGATTCAATTtccatatttatatatatatatatatatatattattttttataaaaaggataactatatactaagatatactaatgtcaaaatcagcaaaccattccccggcaacggcaacagaaatgcttgttggtataaattaactccaccctaataatgattataatcagattatccACAAGCACACAAATATATACTTATcaacacttcaccaagatcaacccagttttaatatcgaacatgttgatggtccttaagtaccaaatttaattatcaactaaacaaagaaaaggatccaaatgcaaccaacacccagacttagggttttatctgacagaattccacgagttttggtgtttgtctatttcagtaggggttattaggaaacatggaggaaaggcccacacgtcga from Sorghum bicolor cultivar BTx623 chromosome 3, Sorghum_bicolor_NCBIv3, whole genome shotgun sequence encodes the following:
- the LOC110433666 gene encoding uncharacterized protein LOC110433666; this encodes MPPRGRGRGRGVPLHPPATIEQLLAVQTQLMEALVNNQQNHPIGGAPPRDKRGEFLKGHPPVFTHATDPLEADDWLRAVEKQLNIAQCDDRQKVLFESGQLQGEAQTWWESFEYGRPPNAPAITWLEFKENFRSYHIPEGLIELKAEEFRNLKQGSMTVPEYRDKFAQLSRYAPSEVANDADKQRLFLKGLYDGLQLQLMSNEYPNYQTLVNRAIVVDNKCKEMDAKRKRMQGQASGRILVHAPTSSKVLSKDVILGMDWMKQQDASVECKGKAVALTTPKGDRICVEVAVQPQPTATVNQLDNNVNQEGLVVDEFPDVFPDDLPGHVVSNGGIAVDPSKVKDVLDWKPPTDVSGIRSFLGLAGYY